A window from Flavobacterium gyeonganense encodes these proteins:
- a CDS encoding DMP19 family protein, with the protein MQQSNKYSGLSWMTEELKSQLILRDKIVLEQDFDSLFQLKDNSDFSIALHEILINKNEKSPEKLNSIELNLFLCMHIENAGQADSILSFLQEWYPQYSKEVVNALNEIGAVKSSEIIRQAVELLPKNGSWFFDSSDEKTESLMEKMDREFSSYPDGLLKDLYRNYAENNKSKILINRT; encoded by the coding sequence ATGCAACAAAGCAATAAATATAGCGGACTTTCTTGGATGACTGAAGAATTAAAAAGTCAATTGATACTTAGAGATAAAATTGTTTTAGAGCAAGATTTTGATTCACTCTTTCAATTAAAGGACAATTCAGATTTTTCTATAGCGTTACACGAAATTCTAATAAATAAAAACGAAAAATCTCCTGAAAAACTTAACTCAATTGAACTGAATTTATTTCTTTGTATGCATATAGAAAACGCAGGACAGGCTGATTCTATTCTCAGTTTTTTGCAAGAATGGTATCCACAATATTCTAAAGAAGTTGTAAATGCATTAAATGAGATTGGAGCTGTAAAATCTTCTGAAATAATTAGACAAGCAGTCGAACTATTACCAAAAAATGGTAGTTGGTTTTTCGATAGTTCAGATGAAAAAACTGAAAGTTTGATGGAAAAAATGGATAGAGAATTTTCAAGCTATCCTGATGGATTATTAAAAGATTTGTATAGAAATTATGCAGAGAATAATAAAAGTAAAATTTTAATTAACCGAACATAA
- a CDS encoding tyrosine-type recombinase/integrase: protein MGRSQSTFNNYSRHVASISLYFGKIPTDLDPEQVQDYLFYQQKKSKTPSQTYFKHCVYGLRFLLKSEGLPYEYLGLPSIKHEKKLPVVLSKEEVWGMLQGAKLLKHRILIGLLYGCGLRCMEARSVRLQDLDFDRKQLKVVQGKGKKDRYVPLSVHLIRGLKKYIEAEKPQDYLFNGQPLPNGAGGDFDNRYSQRGVQWVVRQVAKASGVKKEVHTHTLRHSYATHLLEDGMDIITLKDLLGHQNLETTLEYLQIAQLESQRIFSPLDTLFEKCHRK, encoded by the coding sequence TTGGGCAGAAGTCAAAGTACTTTTAATAATTATTCTCGACATGTTGCTTCTATATCATTGTATTTTGGGAAAATCCCAACGGATTTAGATCCTGAACAAGTACAAGATTACTTGTTTTACCAGCAGAAAAAGTCCAAAACCCCTTCACAAACTTATTTCAAACATTGTGTTTATGGTCTTCGCTTTCTTCTAAAATCAGAAGGCTTGCCTTATGAGTACTTGGGTTTACCGTCCATAAAACACGAGAAAAAACTACCCGTTGTTTTGAGTAAAGAAGAAGTTTGGGGCATGCTTCAAGGGGCTAAATTACTCAAACATCGCATTCTTATTGGATTGCTTTATGGTTGCGGATTGCGTTGTATGGAAGCACGTTCTGTACGATTACAAGATTTAGATTTCGATAGAAAGCAACTCAAAGTAGTGCAAGGCAAAGGCAAAAAAGACCGCTATGTTCCTTTATCGGTTCATTTAATACGAGGGCTCAAAAAATATATCGAAGCCGAAAAACCACAAGATTACCTTTTTAATGGGCAACCTTTGCCTAATGGAGCAGGAGGTGATTTTGACAATCGGTATTCGCAACGAGGCGTGCAATGGGTAGTGAGGCAAGTGGCCAAGGCATCTGGTGTCAAAAAAGAGGTTCACACGCACACACTTCGGCATAGTTATGCCACGCATTTACTCGAAGATGGCATGGATATTATAACCCTCAAAGACCTTTTAGGACACCAAAACCTAGAAACCACTTTGGAGTATTTACAGATTGCCCAACTCGAGAGCCAACGCATCTTTAGTCCACTGGATACCCTTTTCGAGAAATGCCACCGGAAGTAG
- a CDS encoding DUF6602 domain-containing protein, producing MGNKIFDTILLRKIENFVSTFGEDSNSIFKLNEKLIHPAEYGKYRENALKDLLQVLTKFKVSDGFVITSNEKVSTQCDVVVYDNLDFPVLENNLAQFFSIESVISIGEVKSTLNKAQFKSALRKLAENKKLSENINGKPKLKVIYGDEYNSPISFLVCKNLKFELEKIDYDEIYKGIPKIYWHNLILIVDQGLSNYTFATKNFSESDKSEFVSNGGNINLVSFFPNKFYTYNNTTYECNTNFLKVDDQDQFKHIKMFITGFSQAILYKTIFQTQIVHYMNYEVQKLFQT from the coding sequence ATGGGAAATAAAATATTTGATACTATTTTATTGAGAAAGATTGAAAACTTTGTATCTACTTTTGGAGAAGACAGCAATTCTATTTTTAAACTTAACGAGAAACTTATCCATCCGGCAGAATATGGAAAATATAGAGAAAATGCACTAAAAGATTTGTTACAAGTCTTGACTAAGTTTAAAGTGTCAGATGGCTTTGTAATTACCTCAAATGAAAAAGTAAGTACTCAATGTGACGTTGTTGTTTATGATAATTTAGATTTTCCAGTTTTAGAGAATAATTTAGCACAGTTTTTTTCAATTGAAAGTGTTATTTCGATTGGAGAAGTTAAATCTACTTTGAACAAAGCTCAATTTAAAAGTGCTTTGAGAAAACTTGCTGAGAACAAAAAACTTTCTGAAAACATCAATGGAAAACCAAAATTAAAAGTAATATATGGCGACGAATATAATTCCCCAATTTCGTTTTTAGTTTGTAAGAACTTAAAATTCGAACTGGAAAAAATTGATTATGATGAGATCTATAAGGGGATTCCAAAAATATATTGGCATAATTTAATTCTTATAGTAGATCAAGGATTAAGTAACTATACTTTTGCAACCAAGAACTTTTCGGAATCAGATAAATCAGAATTCGTTTCCAATGGAGGTAATATAAATTTAGTATCATTTTTCCCTAATAAATTTTATACTTATAACAATACAACTTATGAATGTAATACAAACTTCCTAAAAGTTGATGACCAGGATCAGTTTAAGCATATAAAAATGTTCATAACTGGATTTTCTCAAGCAATTTTATATAAAACCATATTTCAAACGCAAATTGTGCATTACATGAATTACGAAGTACAAAAGTTATTTCAAACTTGA
- a CDS encoding LysR family transcriptional regulator: MINLEWLRTFSAIYECKNITEASIKLNMTQPGVSKHLSALESHIGKKLFERTTRKLAPTEYGKFLYSQINNPLSELEKVEYYSGQRAKKQRSAITIGCTTDFFRKELIHHIYTFDMYIVIQFGNEKELIEALEMEKIQLLVGIKKHDTYDHQFTYLKNEELELICSNSIVIPENIEKNDTQFITWLQKQTWFTYDNNQNDIKKFWDSRFNTSPRIVPRYILPSYLDIIEALKNNSGFSIVPKHLCDEELDKNLIKTPIKSSKIIEQKLFYSFKLKNNNLKEINLFIEKMEKTNLPPN; this comes from the coding sequence ATGATTAATTTGGAATGGCTGCGAACATTCAGCGCTATATATGAATGCAAGAATATAACAGAAGCATCAATCAAATTAAATATGACCCAGCCTGGAGTTAGCAAACATTTATCTGCCCTGGAAAGCCATATTGGAAAAAAACTATTTGAAAGAACTACCCGGAAATTAGCACCTACCGAATATGGAAAATTTTTATATTCACAAATCAACAATCCATTAAGTGAATTAGAAAAAGTAGAATATTATTCAGGTCAAAGAGCAAAAAAACAACGATCTGCCATAACAATTGGCTGTACTACAGACTTTTTCAGGAAAGAGTTAATACATCATATTTATACTTTTGACATGTATATAGTGATCCAATTTGGAAATGAAAAAGAATTGATCGAAGCTCTTGAAATGGAAAAAATTCAATTATTGGTCGGAATAAAAAAACACGATACTTACGACCATCAATTCACATACCTAAAGAATGAAGAGTTAGAATTAATTTGCTCCAATTCTATTGTTATTCCGGAGAATATTGAAAAAAATGATACGCAATTCATCACATGGCTTCAAAAACAAACCTGGTTTACCTATGACAATAACCAAAATGATATAAAAAAATTCTGGGATTCCAGATTTAATACTAGTCCCAGAATAGTCCCAAGATATATTTTACCCTCTTATCTGGACATAATAGAAGCTTTAAAAAATAATAGCGGATTTAGTATAGTTCCTAAACATTTATGTGATGAAGAGTTAGACAAAAATTTAATTAAAACACCCATTAAATCTTCTAAAATAATAGAGCAAAAACTATTTTATTCATTCAAGCTGAAGAATAACAACCTGAAAGAAATTAACCTTTTTATAGAGAAGATGGAAAAAACTAATTTACCACCTAATTAA
- a CDS encoding FMN-dependent NADH-azoreductase — MTKTLVINYTPRNGSYTKILFNEFVELAKGKTEIKHLNLTETPPELLLEKNLNLIMEWNMGKREFSETELLTLSNHHKLIEEVIAADHIVLAFPIYNFTMPATVKAWIDAIVVSDKTFSFSPETGFSGLCKDKKALSIVVSGFDYNNSGTIKEFASSTLKQNFDFMGISSEQISAFGVDQNRDQLNSILENAKLEIKTLIDRWFPN, encoded by the coding sequence ATGACAAAAACATTAGTAATAAATTACACCCCTAGAAATGGCTCATACACAAAAATTTTATTTAATGAATTTGTGGAACTGGCAAAAGGAAAAACAGAAATTAAACATTTAAATTTAACTGAAACGCCGCCAGAATTATTATTAGAAAAAAATTTGAATTTAATAATGGAATGGAACATGGGTAAAAGAGAGTTTTCGGAAACAGAACTCTTAACGCTGTCTAATCATCACAAACTTATAGAGGAAGTTATTGCTGCTGATCATATTGTATTGGCTTTTCCAATTTACAATTTTACAATGCCAGCAACAGTAAAGGCCTGGATAGATGCTATTGTCGTTAGTGATAAGACATTTTCTTTTAGCCCTGAAACAGGCTTTAGTGGTCTTTGTAAAGATAAAAAAGCTTTATCAATAGTAGTCAGTGGATTCGATTATAATAATTCCGGTACCATCAAGGAATTTGCTTCATCTACACTAAAACAAAATTTTGATTTTATGGGTATCTCTTCAGAACAGATTTCAGCTTTTGGGGTTGACCAAAATAGAGACCAATTAAATTCAATTCTTGAAAATGCAAAATTGGAAATAAAAACTTTGATTGACAGATGGTTTCCAAATTAA
- a CDS encoding IS91 family transposase produces the protein MPPEVADVLRNIASKIENYGLNTWQLHTLSAIKKCRTADLGGHIDGCDECGNLTISYNSCRNRHCPKCQGNKREDWMEARSTELLPVPYFHVVFTLPDSINSLAMHQPKMVYDTLFEATWETLQKFGKAKEIQLGMIAVLHTWGQQLSLHPHLHCIVPGGGIDKDGQWKNSRTDGKFLFPVKALSKVFRAKYCQKLKAKEPIKYEQIRQHLWQKPWVVFTKKPFGSPNSVVEYLGRYTHKIAISNHRIKSIDNENVTFDYKDYRVAGVKKQMTLTHGEFIRRFSLHILPKRFVKIRHYGFLSSTWKRGKLKLLQAKLQVKVLEKVAKKTFLPKCPCCKTGNLHPIAVFDQRGPPAWYLGGCQNPIPRES, from the coding sequence ATGCCACCGGAAGTAGCCGATGTACTGCGAAATATTGCCTCAAAAATCGAAAACTACGGCTTGAATACTTGGCAACTGCACACGCTTTCTGCCATCAAAAAATGTCGAACGGCCGATTTGGGCGGTCATATCGATGGGTGTGATGAATGTGGAAATCTGACCATTAGTTACAACTCTTGCAGGAACAGACATTGTCCCAAATGTCAGGGTAACAAGCGAGAGGATTGGATGGAAGCCCGAAGTACAGAACTCTTGCCAGTGCCATACTTCCACGTGGTTTTTACCTTGCCCGACAGCATTAATTCCTTGGCAATGCATCAGCCAAAAATGGTGTATGACACCCTGTTTGAAGCGACTTGGGAAACGCTTCAAAAATTTGGCAAAGCCAAAGAAATACAACTGGGAATGATTGCTGTTTTGCACACCTGGGGACAGCAGTTGAGCCTTCATCCGCACCTGCATTGTATTGTGCCTGGCGGAGGAATCGATAAAGACGGACAGTGGAAAAACAGCCGAACGGACGGCAAATTCTTGTTTCCCGTAAAAGCTTTATCGAAAGTGTTTAGGGCAAAATATTGCCAGAAACTCAAAGCAAAAGAGCCCATAAAATACGAGCAAATCCGGCAGCATTTATGGCAGAAGCCTTGGGTAGTTTTTACCAAAAAGCCTTTTGGAAGTCCCAATTCGGTGGTGGAGTATCTGGGGAGATATACCCATAAAATCGCCATCAGCAACCACCGAATCAAAAGCATTGACAACGAAAACGTGACTTTCGATTACAAGGATTACCGAGTGGCGGGAGTCAAAAAGCAAATGACATTGACCCACGGCGAGTTTATCCGTCGGTTTTCGTTGCATATTTTGCCCAAACGCTTTGTCAAGATTCGTCATTATGGCTTTTTGAGCAGCACTTGGAAGCGTGGGAAGCTAAAGCTTTTGCAAGCAAAACTCCAAGTAAAGGTCTTGGAAAAAGTAGCAAAAAAAACATTTTTGCCCAAATGTCCGTGTTGCAAAACGGGCAATTTGCACCCAATAGCGGTTTTTGACCAACGAGGCCCACCTGCTTGGTATCTTGGCGGATGCCAAAACCCAATTCCCCGTGAAAGTTAA